Sequence from the Fragaria vesca subsp. vesca linkage group LG4, FraVesHawaii_1.0, whole genome shotgun sequence genome:
TCAAACTGCACCAATTCAACCATCAAATCAATTACATCAACTGAAAAAGCAATGAAAAAATAGCGCATATACTTCATGTCACTGAGCTCCTAATTCAATTAGTCAGTGGACCTGCTTGGCTGCTTTGACTAGATCCGCGCTCATGAGCTTGGGCTGCATCGCGAAATCAGTGGCATCGTCAGTCGGGTTCGGATTCGGGTTTGGGTTTGGCGGTGGGGCCGACTCTGATTCGGGGTAATTAGGGGAGATTCGGACGGGAGGGGCGTCCCGCTGGAGGGTTCCGATGGTGGTGAAAGCAATCGTCGCGATTTTGTTCACCTGTTCTTGTAATTGGCTGATTGCATCCATTTTTGTTTTTTTGGTCAAAGCTCGGGCGGACTAGAACTTGAAGAGGAGCCGGCCTGCGACGTCGTTTTGGGGGCAGCTTCGAGGGGTTTAATTACGCTATGGTCCCTCTAGGTTTGGTTTATTTTCAACTTGGCCCAATCTCCCACCTGAAAAGGGATTCAACTTTCAACTTTATAGCCTTATCTCGTAGACACCACTACGACACCGTTTAATTGCATTGAACTACAACCCTCACTCTCTCTTCGTCTCCCTCTCTGGCCATAAGGTGCGAATCTCTAATTTACATTTCTAATCCCTAACTCTAATCACAATCTAATGTTTGATCATCGTTTCTTTTACCATTTTTACTGCTGGTTCGGTTGACTGAGTTGAATTTCGGTTTACTTGGTTTCTTACTGTAATGTAGTGGTTTCTTTTTCCCTTTTTGGCTAGATTATGATCTACCACCTGGGTCTTCTGAATTTGTGAATCTTAGTTGTAATCCTAGCTTCTGTGACATGTTTGTCATATTTGATTCATCAACTTATAGTGAATATTTGTTAACTGATTTTCTTTGTACCCAGTTAGTCAATACGCAACCCATATTAAGTTTGGATCGAGCTGAAGATTTTTCCATGGCCAACCTCAAGTTGGAAAATGAAGGTAAAATGCATGCTAAGATATCCTTTATCTGTTTCTAAGCATGTATTTTAAATGGTATTCAATATTCAGGAAACTGTATGTCATAGTCACATAGATGCCTAATGCTTGACTGCCTTCTTGGCTAAAAAACTCTCCAATCTCACGCAACATTAATGCTGATTAGGATATAGAAGTTCCAATCAGAAATTAAAGGAAGAGAATAATATTCATATAAGGATTTTTCACAGTAAATATATGCGCAAGATCTTTTCCTCTTTCTTTTGTATAGGCCTATATATACTAGGGATATGTCAATCAAACATATATATACTAATAGATTACTTTCGCAGCCTCTGTCAAAAACACCACGTACGTCTACAGCCTCTCTCAATCTCTCTTTGAAGGTACGAATCTCTAATTTACGTGTGTAGGGATATTTATATTCTTACTGTTCTGTTTGGTCATCGTTTGTTTATCCATGCTAATTTACTGCTGGTTTGATTGTTATTGGTCGATAAAAGACGTGGTACGTACTTCGATCGGTTTACTTGGTCGATCTATCAAGTGGCATATTTGATTCAAGTTTCGATCATT
This genomic interval carries:
- the LOC101291135 gene encoding mediator of RNA polymerase II transcription subunit 21-like, coding for MDAISQLQEQVNKIATIAFTTIGTLQRDAPPVRISPNYPESESAPPPNPNPNPNPTDDATDFAMQPKLMSADLVKAAKQFDALVSALPLSEGGEEAQLKRIADLQAENSLVGQELEKQLEAAERELDEVRELFGQAADHCLNLKKPE